One Microbacter margulisiae genomic window carries:
- a CDS encoding phosphoglycerate kinase: protein MQTLDKFNFAGKKAFVRVDFNVPLNDKFEITDDTRIRAALPTLKKILSDGGSVIIGSHLGRPKKNPDPNFSLKHIVGHVSSLLGVTVQFADDCMGAETAAKAASLKSGEVLMLENLRFYAEEEGKPRGLKDDVSDEEKAAAKKAVKASQKEFSKTLASYADCYVNDAFGTAHRAHASTALIAAYFDTDHKMFGYLMQNEVEAVEKVLKTAVHPVTAIIGGSKVSTKITIIENLLTKVDNLLIVGGMAFTFAKAQGGHVGNSLCEDDMLDLANDILAKAKANNVNLVLPVDSIIADKFAADAATKVCNNDVIPDGWLGLDLGPAAVNQMTEVIKNSKTILWNGPAGVFEMDAFAGGTKAIAESIVAATKSGAFSLIGGGDSVAAINKLGLAGQVSYVSTGGGALLEMIEGKVLPGIEAIRGY, encoded by the coding sequence ATGCAAACTCTTGACAAATTTAATTTTGCCGGTAAAAAAGCTTTTGTTCGTGTGGATTTTAATGTGCCTTTGAACGATAAGTTTGAGATTACCGATGACACACGTATTCGTGCAGCACTTCCTACATTGAAAAAGATTCTGTCCGATGGCGGAAGTGTGATAATTGGTTCACATCTGGGTCGTCCGAAAAAGAATCCTGATCCTAATTTTTCATTGAAGCATATTGTGGGTCATGTTTCCTCTCTCTTGGGCGTGACAGTTCAGTTTGCCGATGATTGTATGGGTGCAGAAACGGCTGCTAAGGCTGCATCATTAAAATCAGGCGAAGTTTTGATGCTCGAAAACCTTCGTTTCTACGCTGAAGAAGAAGGTAAACCCCGTGGTTTGAAGGATGATGTCTCCGATGAAGAAAAAGCTGCTGCTAAGAAAGCTGTTAAGGCTTCGCAGAAAGAATTTTCCAAAACATTGGCTTCGTATGCCGATTGTTATGTCAACGATGCATTCGGAACAGCTCACCGTGCTCATGCTTCAACTGCTTTGATAGCTGCTTATTTTGATACCGACCACAAAATGTTTGGTTACCTGATGCAAAACGAGGTGGAAGCTGTTGAGAAAGTGCTTAAGACAGCCGTTCATCCGGTAACTGCAATTATTGGCGGTTCTAAGGTTTCTACCAAGATTACGATCATTGAAAACCTGCTTACCAAAGTGGACAATCTTTTGATTGTTGGTGGTATGGCATTTACATTTGCTAAAGCGCAGGGTGGTCATGTTGGTAATTCCTTATGCGAGGATGACATGTTGGATTTAGCCAATGACATATTAGCTAAAGCGAAAGCCAATAATGTGAATCTTGTGTTACCGGTTGATTCGATCATCGCAGATAAATTTGCTGCTGATGCTGCAACTAAAGTTTGCAACAATGATGTCATTCCTGACGGATGGCTTGGTCTTGACTTAGGTCCTGCTGCCGTTAATCAGATGACTGAGGTGATTAAGAACTCAAAAACTATTTTGTGGAATGGCCCTGCAGGTGTTTTCGAAATGGATGCATTTGCCGGTGGTACCAAAGCCATTGCCGAATCTATTGTTGCTGCAACCAAAAGCGGTGCTTTCTCATTGATTGGTGGAGGTGATTCCGTTGCTGCAATCAATAAATTGGGTTTGGCCGGTCAGGTAAGCTATGTTTCTACCGGTGGTGGAGCTTTACTCGAAATGATCGAAGGAAAAGTACTTCCTGGCATCGAAGCCATTCGCGGATATTAA
- the trmB gene encoding tRNA (guanosine(46)-N7)-methyltransferase TrmB, which translates to MGKNKLQKFKDIEEFPHVFQMPYSELVSGKVFEQKGKWHAFFSNERPIVLELGCGRGEYTVGLAERFPEKNFIGVDIKGARLWAGAKEAIQKQLTNVAFVRTHIELIPYFFAQNEISEIWLTFPDPQMKKRNKRLTSTRLMQQYEQILVPNGDIHLKTDSAFLYTYTQEMAKLNGLPVINELEDIAPIATSDPVLSIRTYYEQQWMARGITIKYLHFKLKHPVQWEEPDILIPLDEYRSYGREKRSELQLRV; encoded by the coding sequence ATGGGAAAGAACAAGTTGCAAAAATTCAAAGATATAGAAGAATTTCCGCACGTGTTTCAAATGCCTTATTCGGAACTTGTTTCGGGTAAGGTTTTTGAGCAAAAAGGAAAATGGCACGCTTTCTTTTCCAATGAACGCCCGATTGTGTTGGAATTAGGCTGCGGAAGAGGCGAATATACAGTCGGCTTAGCAGAACGTTTCCCTGAAAAGAACTTTATCGGAGTAGATATCAAAGGGGCGCGGTTGTGGGCAGGCGCTAAGGAAGCTATTCAAAAGCAACTGACGAATGTAGCTTTTGTACGGACACACATTGAACTTATCCCCTATTTCTTTGCTCAAAATGAGATTAGCGAGATATGGCTGACCTTTCCGGATCCACAAATGAAAAAACGTAACAAAAGGCTTACTTCTACACGTTTGATGCAACAATATGAGCAAATCCTGGTTCCCAACGGAGATATTCATCTAAAGACAGACAGCGCCTTTTTATACACTTACACCCAGGAAATGGCAAAACTCAATGGGTTGCCGGTTATTAACGAACTGGAAGATATTGCTCCCATCGCCACGTCCGATCCTGTTTTGTCAATCCGTACCTATTATGAACAACAATGGATGGCGCGGGGCATTACCATTAAATACCTGCACTTCAAGCTGAAACATCCTGTTCAATGGGAAGAACCGGATATCCTTATTCCCCTGGATGAATACCGCAGTTATGGGCGTGAAAAACGAAGCGAGCTTCAACTGAGGGTTTAA
- the folE gene encoding GTP cyclohydrolase I FolE, with protein MEVVSAEESVTEQLMEHYSAILRLLGEDVNREGLIRTPERVALAMQFMTQGYTQNAEEILLSAKFREDYRQMVIVKEIEFYSMCEHHLLPFFGKAHVAYIPNHYITGLSKIARVVDVFAHRLQVQERMTTQIKECIQSTLNPLGVMVVIEAQHMCMQMRGVQKPGSITTTSDFTGVFESAKTREEFINLIQRK; from the coding sequence ATGGAAGTAGTATCCGCTGAAGAAAGTGTCACGGAACAATTGATGGAGCATTACAGTGCGATCCTCAGATTATTGGGAGAAGATGTAAACCGCGAAGGTTTAATACGCACTCCCGAACGTGTTGCTTTGGCCATGCAGTTTATGACGCAGGGCTATACCCAAAACGCAGAAGAAATCCTCTTATCGGCTAAATTTCGCGAAGATTATCGCCAAATGGTTATCGTGAAAGAGATTGAATTTTACTCGATGTGCGAACATCATTTGTTGCCGTTTTTCGGGAAGGCTCATGTCGCCTACATTCCCAATCATTATATTACAGGACTAAGTAAAATTGCACGTGTGGTAGATGTCTTTGCACACCGGTTGCAGGTGCAGGAACGCATGACGACTCAGATTAAAGAGTGTATTCAAAGCACGTTGAATCCGCTTGGCGTGATGGTCGTTATAGAGGCTCAGCATATGTGTATGCAAATGCGCGGCGTCCAGAAACCGGGATCGATTACTACCACATCTGATTTTACGGGTGTGTTTGAAAGCGCCAAGACGCGCGAAGAGTTCATTAACCTCATTCAGCGCAAATAA
- a CDS encoding FtsW/RodA/SpoVE family cell cycle protein — protein sequence MREFFNKYLQGDKVIWTVFFLLCAISSVELYSASSSLAFRAANHAAPFLRHFAFLCIGACFVIIVHMINFKKINKLAYILLAFSILALLFAIAKGVSANDAKRWIGIGGFQFQPSELAKIALIIVVADLISKGKTIESMNKNFKIIVGATLLVCGLIFLENLSTALILFSVVILMMIIGRVPFKKIGKLLGILLLVGSFFVLLMQIVPQKKVWKGLDRFYTWESRLTNFVHTKGKQNQYVITDQNYQVMHGEIAIARGGLLGVMPGNSLERNFLPQAYADYIYAIIVEELGLVGGLFVMALYLFLLFRAGQIAWRCNDAYPSLLVIGLTLMIVLQALVSMGVTAHLGPVTGQPLPMVSRGGTSIIVTSIYFGIILSVSRYAKKNKSSNDAGAGNNNPS from the coding sequence ATGAGAGAATTTTTCAATAAATACTTACAAGGCGACAAGGTAATCTGGACTGTCTTCTTTTTGCTCTGTGCTATCTCAAGTGTAGAACTTTACAGTGCAAGCAGTTCGTTAGCTTTTCGTGCCGCCAATCATGCCGCACCGTTCCTGAGGCATTTTGCATTTTTGTGCATTGGCGCATGTTTTGTCATCATTGTTCACATGATCAATTTCAAAAAAATCAACAAGCTAGCCTACATCTTACTTGCATTTTCCATTTTGGCATTACTGTTTGCCATTGCAAAAGGTGTCTCCGCCAACGATGCTAAGCGGTGGATCGGCATCGGAGGATTTCAGTTCCAACCTTCGGAACTTGCCAAGATAGCACTGATCATTGTGGTTGCCGATCTCATTTCGAAAGGGAAAACCATTGAAAGTATGAACAAAAACTTCAAAATCATTGTTGGAGCTACGTTATTGGTTTGTGGGTTAATTTTTCTGGAGAACCTCTCCACAGCCTTAATCCTGTTTAGTGTTGTCATTTTGATGATGATCATCGGACGGGTACCTTTCAAAAAGATCGGTAAATTACTGGGAATTTTATTACTGGTAGGCTCATTTTTTGTTTTGCTCATGCAAATCGTGCCCCAAAAGAAAGTATGGAAAGGATTGGATCGTTTCTACACCTGGGAATCACGTCTGACTAACTTTGTTCACACCAAGGGAAAACAAAACCAATATGTCATTACCGATCAAAACTATCAGGTCATGCATGGCGAGATCGCCATTGCGCGGGGCGGTTTACTTGGTGTGATGCCGGGCAACAGTCTGGAACGTAACTTTCTTCCACAAGCTTATGCCGATTACATCTACGCCATTATCGTTGAAGAATTGGGATTGGTAGGAGGTCTGTTCGTGATGGCGTTGTATCTTTTCCTTCTCTTTCGAGCGGGACAAATCGCATGGAGGTGCAATGATGCCTATCCTTCATTGCTGGTGATCGGGCTTACACTCATGATCGTTTTGCAAGCACTCGTCAGCATGGGTGTTACAGCACATCTGGGTCCCGTAACAGGACAACCGCTTCCTATGGTAAGCCGCGGGGGAACATCCATCATTGTGACCAGCATCTACTTTGGCATCATTTTAAGTGTCAGCCGTTATGCCAAGAAAAACAAATCATCCAACGATGCAGGAGCGGGAAATAACAATCCATCCTGA
- a CDS encoding PLP-dependent transferase — translation MNKEDLSFNGKLLNTPYGKPDVYGALSMPVYNSVAYEFDTAEEMEAAFTGKSADHAYSRITNPTVQYFENRIQTITGALSVTALNSGMAAISNTIITLAKTGSNIVTSKHLFGNTYSFFASTMAAFGVETRFCDLTNSDEVEARIDKDTCAVFLEIMTNPQLEVVDLKALSTICKQKEVPLVADTTIIPFCSFNAKDFGINIEIVSSTKYISGGATSLGGLILDYGNFNWLLTPKLHTMTEKFGTIAFTTKLRKEIHRNLGAYMTPQVAYMQILGLETLTLRYEKATDTCFKLVERLDKLSEVESINYTGLCSNKYYELSKSQFGDRPGAMFTFNLASREACFEFMNKLKVVRRATNLFDNKTLAIHPASTIFGTFTPEVRKEMNVSDKTIRISVGLESVEDLYADFVQALLKA, via the coding sequence ATGAACAAAGAAGATTTATCATTTAACGGAAAACTATTGAATACGCCTTATGGTAAGCCCGATGTGTATGGTGCATTGAGCATGCCCGTATATAATTCTGTTGCTTACGAATTTGACACAGCAGAGGAAATGGAGGCAGCTTTTACCGGTAAATCGGCCGATCATGCCTATTCTCGTATAACCAATCCCACGGTTCAGTATTTTGAAAACCGCATCCAAACCATCACGGGCGCGCTGAGTGTAACTGCACTGAATTCGGGTATGGCAGCTATCAGTAATACCATTATTACCTTGGCCAAAACAGGTAGTAATATTGTTACTTCAAAACACCTATTTGGAAACACCTATTCATTTTTTGCTTCAACGATGGCTGCGTTTGGTGTAGAAACACGCTTTTGCGACCTGACCAATTCCGACGAAGTAGAAGCACGTATTGACAAAGATACCTGTGCTGTTTTTCTGGAGATTATGACAAATCCCCAACTCGAGGTGGTGGATCTGAAAGCGCTATCGACAATCTGCAAACAAAAAGAAGTCCCGTTAGTGGCCGACACGACGATCATTCCCTTTTGTTCTTTTAATGCAAAAGACTTTGGCATCAACATAGAAATTGTGTCGAGTACCAAATATATTTCGGGAGGTGCAACGAGTCTTGGCGGTTTGATTCTGGATTATGGAAACTTCAACTGGCTGTTGACTCCAAAATTACACACCATGACTGAAAAATTTGGTACGATAGCTTTTACAACGAAGTTACGCAAGGAAATTCACCGGAATTTGGGTGCATATATGACCCCGCAAGTAGCCTATATGCAAATATTGGGACTGGAAACGCTGACTCTACGCTATGAAAAAGCTACGGACACTTGCTTCAAGCTGGTTGAAAGACTGGATAAGCTGTCGGAAGTAGAGTCAATCAATTATACAGGGTTGTGTTCGAATAAATATTATGAGTTAAGCAAAAGTCAATTTGGCGACCGCCCCGGAGCTATGTTTACATTCAATCTTGCCTCGCGCGAAGCCTGTTTTGAATTTATGAATAAACTGAAAGTGGTGCGCCGTGCCACCAACCTGTTTGACAATAAAACGCTGGCTATCCACCCTGCCAGTACCATTTTCGGAACATTTACCCCCGAAGTGCGTAAGGAAATGAATGTGTCGGACAAGACTATCCGCATTTCGGTGGGATTGGAAAGTGTGGAGGATTTATATGCCGACTTTGTGCAAGCGTTACTCAAAGCATAA
- the murD gene encoding UDP-N-acetylmuramoyl-L-alanine--D-glutamate ligase codes for MNKGKYDIVVLGAGISGIGAAVLAKTKNFSVFVSDNGTISDDDKAVLAQYTIPWEEGHHSTPLILEAQEVIKSPGIPQKAPIIQQLHEQGIPVISEIEFAKRYTHAKMICITGSNGKTTTTSLIYYTLKNAGLNVGLAGNIGQSFALQVATCNFDYYVIELSSFQLDNMYDFKADIAILLNITPDHLDRYNYQFQQYIDAKFRIIQNQTENDIFIYWNDDPVITAELDKRNIHAQQFPFALEHKKGEKAYLQDNQLIMNTPSNTFAIPREEIALQGLHNLYNSMAAGLAASSVDVKKETIRDSFRNFQGVPHRLEYVASVRGIRFINDSKATNVNSCWYALQSMDTPVVLILGGTDKGNDYSEIEALVQEKAHTLIFLGVDNSKLHTFFDKMGKPMIDVRSMEEAVQTAYKGANKGDTVLLSPCCASFDLFKNYEDRGDQFKTVVRNL; via the coding sequence TTAGCGGAATAGGCGCTGCTGTTTTGGCAAAAACCAAAAACTTCTCCGTCTTTGTATCCGACAATGGAACCATTTCGGATGACGACAAAGCCGTTTTAGCGCAATATACTATTCCGTGGGAAGAAGGGCATCATTCCACTCCGTTGATTTTAGAAGCACAAGAAGTAATCAAAAGCCCCGGGATTCCGCAAAAAGCACCTATCATCCAACAACTGCATGAACAGGGGATTCCTGTTATTTCAGAGATTGAATTTGCCAAGCGTTATACCCATGCAAAAATGATCTGCATTACCGGAAGTAACGGAAAAACCACGACAACATCCCTCATCTATTATACCCTGAAGAATGCCGGATTAAATGTCGGGTTAGCCGGTAACATCGGGCAAAGCTTCGCACTGCAGGTGGCAACCTGCAATTTCGATTATTATGTTATCGAGCTGAGCAGTTTTCAATTGGATAACATGTATGATTTCAAGGCCGACATAGCCATTCTATTAAACATAACACCCGATCACCTGGATCGTTACAACTATCAGTTCCAGCAATATATTGACGCAAAATTCCGAATCATCCAAAACCAGACTGAGAATGATATTTTCATTTATTGGAATGATGATCCGGTCATTACGGCAGAACTGGACAAGCGAAACATACATGCGCAGCAATTCCCTTTTGCGTTGGAACACAAAAAGGGAGAAAAAGCCTACCTACAAGACAATCAACTCATCATGAACACTCCATCAAACACATTTGCCATACCTCGCGAAGAGATCGCTTTACAGGGATTGCATAATCTGTATAATTCCATGGCAGCGGGATTAGCAGCATCTTCTGTTGATGTAAAAAAAGAAACGATCAGGGATTCGTTCCGTAACTTTCAGGGAGTGCCGCATCGTTTAGAATATGTGGCTTCCGTCCGGGGCATCCGTTTTATCAATGATTCGAAAGCTACCAATGTCAATTCCTGCTGGTATGCCCTTCAAAGCATGGACACCCCCGTTGTCCTTATTCTTGGCGGGACAGACAAAGGCAACGATTACTCCGAAATAGAAGCATTGGTCCAGGAGAAAGCACATACCCTGATATTCCTCGGAGTGGACAACAGCAAACTCCATACCTTTTTCGACAAAATGGGGAAACCCATGATTGATGTAAGATCCATGGAAGAAGCTGTGCAGACTGCCTACAAAGGAGCAAACAAAGGAGACACGGTGCTGCTTTCGCCATGCTGCGCAAGCTTCGATCTGTTCAAAAACTATGAAGACCGTGGAGATCAATTCAAGACAGTAGTACGAAATTTATAA
- a CDS encoding Crp/Fnr family transcriptional regulator, whose amino-acid sequence MLTQFLEHNLHLQECANSYLSPQYEQLIRLVRDFERKVPNVLSTYFIPCRFKKNELFLHEGSCARYVWLIASGVVCSSANGSNETTTTGFYFPGDFVGSYFSMQLKCASEHNLEMVQEGLLYRIAVCDLKRLQQQYPELMRIEQIVMACHNSYRHNHNLLLLQNDATERYRIVTERYPQLLSSVYKRKIASYIAIEPPSLSRVIKEFARKQIHSNGPIPGKIIHSILLCLGFITDT is encoded by the coding sequence ATGTTGACACAATTTCTTGAACATAACCTTCACCTGCAAGAGTGCGCCAATAGCTATCTCTCACCTCAATATGAGCAATTAATCCGCTTGGTACGGGACTTTGAACGCAAAGTACCCAATGTCCTGTCAACCTATTTTATCCCATGCCGGTTTAAGAAGAATGAGTTATTTTTACATGAAGGGAGTTGCGCCCGTTATGTCTGGTTGATAGCCAGTGGGGTAGTATGCAGCTCTGCCAACGGCAGCAACGAGACAACCACTACCGGTTTCTATTTCCCGGGCGATTTTGTCGGTTCATACTTCAGCATGCAGTTAAAGTGCGCTTCGGAACACAATCTGGAAATGGTGCAGGAGGGGCTGCTTTACCGGATAGCGGTCTGTGACCTTAAGCGCCTGCAACAGCAATATCCGGAACTGATGCGTATTGAACAGATTGTCATGGCATGCCACAACTCCTACCGTCACAATCATAACCTTTTGTTGTTGCAAAATGATGCCACCGAACGCTACCGGATAGTGACAGAGCGTTATCCGCAATTACTCTCCTCGGTTTACAAACGCAAAATTGCATCCTACATCGCCATTGAGCCCCCTTCGCTAAGTCGTGTGATAAAGGAGTTTGCCCGGAAACAGATCCATTCGAATGGGCCTATACCCGGTAAAATTATACACTCCATCCTGCTTTGTCTGGGCTTCATCACCGACACATAG
- the murG gene encoding undecaprenyldiphospho-muramoylpentapeptide beta-N-acetylglucosaminyltransferase gives MKAVHRFIISGGGTGGHIFPAIAIANALKEREPQSDVLFIGAEGRMEMEKVPAAGYQIIGLPIRGFDRKNILRNISTLFLLWKSMRKARKLIRKYNPDAVIGVGGYASGPTLKVAAKMGIPTILQEQNSYAGVTNKLLASKAACCCVAYEGMERFFPKDKIILTGNPIRQNLQLDPEKTDEAYQYFHLEKSKKTLLVIGGSLGARTINQSILGQLDKLQQAGVQVIWQTGKYYFEQMKAATDGNVSPNMIVTDFIAHMDYAYAIADVVISRAGASSISELCLLGKTSILVPSPNVAEDHQTHNAMALVNKDAAIMIRDADAPQSLVDEAIKLLNDTDRCKTLSTHCAAMAQHNSAKRIAEEIFKHIPA, from the coding sequence ATGAAAGCAGTGCACAGATTCATCATAAGCGGAGGCGGAACAGGAGGTCATATTTTTCCGGCCATTGCTATTGCCAACGCATTGAAAGAAAGAGAACCCCAGAGTGATGTCCTTTTTATCGGAGCTGAAGGCCGTATGGAAATGGAAAAAGTACCTGCCGCAGGTTATCAAATCATTGGATTACCCATCCGTGGATTCGATCGGAAAAATATCTTGCGAAACATCAGCACATTATTTCTTTTATGGAAATCCATGCGGAAAGCCAGGAAGCTAATCCGTAAATATAACCCAGATGCTGTGATTGGTGTCGGGGGTTATGCAAGCGGCCCCACACTGAAAGTGGCAGCCAAAATGGGCATTCCGACTATTCTACAGGAACAAAACTCATATGCAGGTGTAACCAACAAATTACTGGCAAGTAAAGCAGCTTGTTGTTGCGTGGCATACGAAGGAATGGAACGTTTTTTCCCAAAAGACAAAATCATACTGACAGGAAATCCGATCCGTCAAAACCTGCAACTCGACCCGGAAAAAACCGATGAAGCTTATCAATATTTTCATCTGGAGAAATCGAAAAAGACCCTGCTTGTCATTGGTGGAAGTCTGGGCGCCCGCACCATCAACCAAAGCATATTAGGACAGTTAGACAAGCTACAACAAGCCGGCGTGCAGGTCATCTGGCAGACAGGGAAATACTATTTTGAGCAAATGAAAGCAGCCACTGACGGCAATGTTTCTCCAAATATGATCGTTACTGATTTTATTGCACATATGGATTACGCCTATGCCATTGCCGACGTCGTTATTTCAAGAGCAGGGGCAAGCTCCATTTCAGAGTTATGCTTATTAGGCAAAACATCCATTCTGGTGCCATCACCGAATGTAGCCGAAGATCACCAGACACACAATGCTATGGCATTAGTCAATAAAGATGCAGCCATCATGATCCGGGATGCAGATGCTCCCCAGTCCTTAGTCGATGAGGCCATTAAATTATTGAATGATACTGACCGGTGTAAGACACTATCCACTCACTGTGCAGCCATGGCGCAACACAATTCGGCAAAACGTATTGCAGAAGAGATATTCAAACATATCCCAGCATAA
- the ettA gene encoding energy-dependent translational throttle protein EttA, translating to MSDDKKIIFSMVGVSKSFTPQKQTLKNIYLSFFYGAKIGIIGLNGSGKSTLMKIIAGEETNYEGQVVFSPGYSVGYFPQEPRLDPDKTVKQVVQEGVQETMDLLNEFEAINAQFAEPDADFDALIARQGVLQEKLDHVDAWNIDNKLERAMDALRCPDEDALISTLSGGELRRVALCRLLLQQPDILLLDEPTNHLDAESIEWLEHHLQQYEGTVIAITHDRYFLDNVAGWILELDRGEGIPWKGNYSSWLEQKTQRLAQEEKQASKRRKTLERELEWVRMAPKARHAKSQARLSAYDRLLNEDTKEREEKLEIFIPNGPRLGNKVIEAKGISKAFGEKLLFDNLSFALPPNGIVGIIGPNGAGKTTLFRLMMGLETPDKGSFEMGETVRLGYADQTHVDIDPEKTVYQTISGGQELIRIGGREVNARAYLSRFNITGGDQEKLCGVLSGGERNRLHLAITLKSEANVLLLDEPTNDIDVNTLRALEEGLTDFAGCAVVVSHDRWFLDRICTHILAFEGNSEVVFFEGSYSEYEENKMKRLGDITPKRIHYRKLV from the coding sequence ATGAGTGACGACAAAAAGATTATTTTTTCCATGGTGGGCGTAAGCAAATCGTTTACCCCTCAGAAACAAACTCTTAAAAACATCTACCTTTCCTTCTTCTATGGTGCCAAAATAGGCATCATCGGACTTAATGGTTCAGGAAAATCCACGCTAATGAAAATCATTGCAGGAGAAGAGACTAACTATGAAGGCCAGGTCGTTTTTTCACCCGGCTATTCCGTTGGATATTTTCCTCAGGAACCCCGATTAGACCCTGATAAGACCGTAAAACAGGTTGTACAGGAAGGTGTGCAGGAAACCATGGATCTGCTCAATGAATTTGAAGCAATTAATGCTCAGTTTGCAGAGCCGGATGCTGATTTCGATGCCCTTATTGCACGACAAGGTGTGCTTCAGGAAAAACTTGACCATGTAGATGCCTGGAACATTGACAACAAACTGGAACGTGCCATGGATGCGTTACGTTGTCCGGACGAAGATGCCCTCATCAGCACTTTATCGGGAGGAGAACTCCGGCGGGTAGCGCTTTGCCGGTTGTTATTGCAACAACCCGACATTCTGCTGCTGGATGAACCCACCAACCATTTGGATGCCGAATCGATTGAATGGCTTGAGCATCACTTACAGCAATATGAAGGGACAGTAATCGCCATCACCCACGACCGTTACTTTCTGGACAACGTGGCAGGATGGATTCTGGAACTGGATCGTGGTGAAGGCATTCCATGGAAAGGCAACTATTCATCATGGCTGGAACAAAAGACACAACGGCTGGCCCAGGAAGAGAAACAAGCCAGCAAACGCCGCAAAACACTTGAAAGAGAACTAGAATGGGTGCGGATGGCTCCTAAAGCACGCCATGCTAAAAGCCAGGCACGTTTATCAGCTTACGATCGCCTGTTGAATGAAGACACCAAAGAACGGGAAGAGAAACTGGAAATCTTCATTCCCAACGGGCCACGGTTAGGAAATAAGGTCATTGAAGCTAAAGGAATAAGCAAAGCATTCGGAGAAAAGCTGTTATTTGATAACCTGTCGTTCGCATTGCCTCCAAATGGTATCGTAGGTATTATAGGACCAAACGGAGCTGGAAAGACAACGTTATTCCGGTTAATGATGGGATTGGAAACGCCTGATAAAGGTTCGTTTGAAATGGGTGAGACCGTCCGCTTGGGCTATGCAGATCAAACCCACGTGGACATCGATCCGGAGAAAACGGTTTATCAAACCATCTCGGGAGGACAGGAACTGATCCGTATCGGAGGACGTGAAGTAAATGCACGTGCCTATTTATCAAGGTTTAATATTACCGGAGGAGATCAGGAAAAATTGTGCGGCGTACTTTCCGGAGGAGAAAGAAACAGGCTCCATCTTGCCATAACACTAAAATCAGAGGCAAATGTGCTGCTGTTGGATGAACCCACAAATGACATAGATGTCAACACATTACGCGCTCTGGAAGAAGGACTGACAGACTTTGCTGGATGTGCTGTTGTGGTGTCTCACGACCGATGGTTCTTAGACCGTATATGTACCCATATCCTGGCTTTTGAAGGAAACTCGGAAGTTGTCTTCTTTGAAGGTTCTTATTCGGAATACGAAGAAAACAAGATGAAGCGCCTGGGCGATATTACTCCCAAACGAATACATTATCGTAAGTTGGTATAG
- a CDS encoding fibronectin type III domain-containing protein, whose protein sequence is MRKPKLVLSFVRLSIWEKIAYYRNVVAKMKDNTLFPTPDVPIADAEKKLDEFETAAQKARDGSTADTALMHQTEEETDAIFRKLAAYVERIADGDEAIILQAGFTLSKDPSPRKQPILMVEDGAMSGSVRLRRKAVTGSRSYIWQIIVGALPATEKDWVTLGVSTQVEYIAENLTIGTRYYFRSAAVTKDGTSAFCEPVSRIVQ, encoded by the coding sequence ATGAGAAAGCCAAAGTTAGTGCTTAGTTTTGTTCGTTTATCTATTTGGGAAAAGATTGCTTACTACCGCAATGTGGTGGCAAAAATGAAGGATAATACCCTTTTCCCCACACCCGATGTGCCAATCGCTGATGCTGAAAAGAAACTGGATGAATTTGAAACGGCAGCGCAGAAAGCCCGTGACGGGAGCACGGCCGACACGGCCCTGATGCATCAGACAGAGGAAGAAACCGATGCTATCTTCCGGAAACTGGCAGCGTATGTGGAGCGGATTGCCGATGGGGACGAGGCCATTATTTTGCAAGCGGGCTTTACCCTTTCAAAAGATCCTTCTCCCCGTAAACAGCCCATATTGATGGTTGAAGATGGTGCAATGTCCGGATCGGTTCGTTTGCGCCGCAAAGCGGTTACAGGATCCCGTTCGTATATCTGGCAAATAATCGTTGGGGCATTGCCGGCTACCGAAAAAGATTGGGTTACATTAGGTGTTTCCACGCAAGTGGAATATATTGCCGAAAACCTCACCATCGGGACCCGTTATTATTTTCGCTCGGCTGCCGTTACCAAGGACGGAACCTCTGCATTTTGCGAACCGGTGAGCCGTATTGTGCAATGA